Proteins found in one Candidatus Bathyarchaeia archaeon genomic segment:
- a CDS encoding type II toxin-antitoxin system VapC family toxin, producing the protein MDKGGQGAKPRIVVDASVVVKWVIPGEPCEELARAVGEKVVSGEVEAYAPHLLLYEVASAILKSIIIGAIKLSDGIEALEALEHIGIRVHTTRWGDLREILELAAATKLTIYDSVYLHLTRRLGARLITADSQLKQRGENVAEILLLKDFEPIKRDEET; encoded by the coding sequence GAGGACAGGGAGCGAAGCCTAGGATAGTTGTTGATGCTAGTGTGGTTGTTAAGTGGGTTATTCCGGGGGAGCCTTGTGAAGAGCTGGCTAGAGCTGTTGGGGAAAAGGTGGTCTCTGGGGAGGTGGAGGCTTATGCGCCTCACCTCCTACTCTACGAGGTTGCGTCGGCCATCCTAAAATCGATTATAATAGGTGCAATAAAGCTTAGTGATGGAATCGAAGCTCTAGAGGCTTTAGAACACATAGGTATAAGAGTTCATACCACTAGATGGGGTGACCTGAGGGAAATCTTAGAATTAGCTGCTGCAACTAAACTAACTATATATGATTCAGTCTACCTCCACCTTACCAGGAGATTGGGCGCCCGGCTGATAACGGCAGACAGCCAATTAAAGCAGAGGGGGGAGAACGTGGCTGAAATACTTCTACTCAAAGATTTTGAGCCAATAAAGAGAGACGAGGAGACTTAA